A region of Lichenibacterium dinghuense DNA encodes the following proteins:
- a CDS encoding heme ABC transporter permease, which translates to MYALANPATFMRLSGRALPWLAGLSALTLAVGLVLAFASPADYQQGETVKIMFVHVPAAWIASMAYVLMTASALGTLVWRHPLAEAAQKAAVPLGAAFTFVCLVTGSLWGKPMWGTYWVWDARLTSMLVLFITYLGLLALWHTIEEPGRAARAASVLTLVGAVNLPIVKFSVDWWNTLHQGSIFRMTGSTVDRSILVPLLVMALGFTLLFATLHVAAIRNEVLRRRLRRMMLLAAADRDPASRHAVAVAAAEAVPS; encoded by the coding sequence ATGTACGCCCTCGCCAATCCAGCGACCTTCATGCGGCTGTCGGGCCGCGCGCTGCCCTGGCTGGCGGGCCTGTCCGCGCTCACGCTGGCGGTCGGGCTGGTCCTCGCCTTCGCGTCGCCCGCCGACTACCAGCAGGGCGAGACGGTGAAGATCATGTTCGTGCACGTGCCGGCGGCCTGGATCGCCAGCATGGCCTACGTCCTGATGACCGCTTCCGCGCTCGGCACGCTGGTCTGGCGCCACCCGCTCGCCGAGGCGGCGCAGAAGGCGGCCGTGCCGCTCGGCGCGGCCTTCACCTTCGTGTGCCTCGTCACCGGCTCGCTGTGGGGCAAGCCCATGTGGGGCACGTACTGGGTGTGGGACGCGCGGCTCACCTCCATGCTGGTGCTGTTCATCACCTACCTCGGCCTGCTCGCGCTGTGGCACACGATCGAGGAGCCGGGCCGCGCCGCCCGCGCCGCGTCGGTGCTGACGCTGGTCGGCGCGGTCAACCTGCCCATCGTGAAGTTCTCCGTGGACTGGTGGAACACGCTGCACCAGGGCTCGATCTTCCGCATGACGGGCTCCACCGTCGACCGGTCGATCCTGGTGCCGCTGCTCGTGATGGCGCTCGGCTTCACGCTGCTCTTCGCGACGCTGCACGTGGCGGCGATCCGCAACGAGGTCCTGCGCCGCCGCCTCCGCCGCATGATGCTGCTCGCCGCAGCCGATCGCGATCCGGCGTCCCGCCACGCCGTCGCCGTCGCCGCGGCCGAGGCGGTGCCGTCGTGA
- a CDS encoding DsbE family thiol:disulfide interchange protein produces the protein MSAGAAPEAAPGGAPRARRALVALPLVVFLGLALLFFLRLGAGDPSRIPSPLIGRPVPNFALPPLAGRPIPAGAPVGLDAAALKAGHVTLVNVFASWCAECHDEHGVLMALAQSPRMKELGIPIDGIAYKDKAEDARRYLGQKGDPYAAVGDDRTGRTAIDFGVYGVPETFVVRGDGTLAYKLIGPVTPDNIGALEAEIDKAAAP, from the coding sequence GTGAGCGCCGGAGCGGCGCCCGAAGCCGCGCCGGGCGGGGCGCCGAGGGCCCGCCGCGCCCTCGTGGCGCTGCCGCTCGTGGTCTTCCTCGGGCTGGCCCTGCTGTTCTTCCTGCGCCTCGGGGCCGGCGACCCGTCCCGCATCCCGTCGCCGCTGATCGGCCGCCCGGTGCCGAACTTCGCGCTCCCGCCGCTCGCCGGGCGCCCAATCCCGGCCGGCGCTCCCGTCGGGCTCGACGCGGCGGCCCTGAAGGCCGGCCACGTCACGCTGGTCAACGTCTTCGCGTCCTGGTGCGCCGAATGCCACGACGAGCACGGCGTGCTGATGGCGCTGGCGCAGAGTCCGCGCATGAAGGAGCTCGGCATCCCCATCGACGGCATCGCCTACAAGGACAAGGCCGAGGACGCCCGCCGCTACCTCGGGCAGAAGGGCGACCCCTACGCGGCGGTGGGCGACGACCGCACGGGCCGTACCGCCATCGACTTCGGCGTCTATGGCGTGCCCGAAACCTTCGTGGTGAGGGGCGATGGCACCCTGGCCTACAAGCTCATCGGCCCCGTGACCCCCGACAACATCGGCGCGCTGGAGGCCGAGATCGACAAGGCCGCGGCGCCGTGA
- a CDS encoding sensor domain-containing diguanylate cyclase: protein MTAATRRRSDLAPGAGRGALPALTALVLLAICLVFTFVMAAWHRDVGRVLSASGDSIAAAVAGEVDRNIELLDFSLQGVAEQWDVPDVQALPPRLRDTVLFDGAMRAPGFGMMMVLDRDGRLVARSVDVGELGASFADRDYFRVHVGNDDVGLYVSKPFRSRVSDAWVVALSRRIDDDDAFAGVAVGTLDVAYLTKLYAGLHVGDGSAVTLFRTDGTVITRAPLDEGDVGMFAGGGDSFNRMRAARDGTFEGASPVDGLPRVISFHRVGDLPLIQAVEVAGEGPYSAWWRRAAAIAGLLTLLCFGVLGLSLALARELGRRAAAEAELRRLASTDALTGLANRRRFDAALPEEWARAAASREPLAVLMVDADSFKAYNDLFGHPAGDLVLQAIAARLDEGARRRGGLAGRWGGEEFAVTIPGCDEARALRVAEDLRAAVEGLALPHPSGVGGVVTISVGVAAARPAAGGAARDVLADADVALYRAKAEGRNRCRARASAEVRAA, encoded by the coding sequence ATGACGGCCGCGACGCGACGCCGGTCGGACCTCGCGCCCGGCGCCGGCCGCGGCGCCCTGCCGGCCCTCACCGCGCTGGTGCTGCTGGCGATCTGCCTCGTCTTCACCTTCGTGATGGCGGCGTGGCACCGCGACGTCGGGCGCGTGCTGAGCGCTTCGGGCGACAGCATCGCGGCGGCGGTGGCCGGCGAGGTCGACCGCAACATCGAGCTGCTCGACTTCTCGCTGCAGGGCGTGGCCGAACAATGGGACGTGCCCGACGTGCAGGCCCTGCCGCCGCGCCTGCGCGACACGGTGCTGTTCGACGGCGCCATGCGGGCGCCGGGCTTCGGCATGATGATGGTGCTCGACCGCGACGGCCGCCTCGTCGCCCGGTCGGTCGACGTCGGCGAGCTCGGCGCGTCCTTCGCGGACCGCGACTATTTCCGGGTCCACGTCGGCAACGACGACGTGGGCCTGTACGTGTCGAAGCCCTTCCGGTCCCGCGTGAGCGATGCCTGGGTGGTGGCCCTGAGCCGCCGCATCGACGACGACGACGCCTTCGCCGGCGTCGCCGTGGGCACGCTCGACGTCGCCTACCTCACGAAGCTCTACGCCGGCCTCCACGTCGGGGACGGCAGCGCCGTGACGCTGTTCCGCACGGACGGCACGGTGATCACCCGCGCGCCCCTGGACGAGGGGGACGTGGGGATGTTCGCGGGGGGCGGGGACAGCTTCAACCGCATGCGGGCGGCGCGCGACGGCACCTTCGAGGGCGCGTCGCCGGTCGACGGCCTGCCCCGCGTCATCTCCTTCCACCGGGTCGGCGACCTGCCGCTGATCCAGGCCGTCGAGGTCGCCGGGGAGGGGCCCTACAGCGCCTGGTGGCGGCGCGCCGCCGCGATCGCCGGCCTCCTGACGCTGCTGTGCTTCGGCGTCCTCGGCCTGTCGCTGGCGCTCGCGCGCGAGCTCGGCCGCCGCGCCGCCGCCGAGGCGGAGCTCCGGCGCCTCGCCTCGACCGACGCCCTGACCGGCCTCGCCAACCGCCGCCGCTTCGACGCCGCGCTGCCCGAGGAGTGGGCCCGCGCCGCCGCATCGCGGGAGCCCCTCGCCGTGCTGATGGTCGATGCCGACTCGTTCAAGGCCTACAACGACCTGTTCGGCCATCCGGCGGGCGACCTCGTGCTCCAGGCCATAGCGGCGCGCCTCGACGAGGGCGCGCGGCGGCGGGGCGGGCTGGCGGGCCGCTGGGGCGGGGAAGAGTTCGCCGTGACGATCCCCGGCTGCGACGAAGCGCGCGCCCTCCGGGTCGCCGAGGACCTGCGCGCCGCCGTGGAAGGCCTGGCGCTGCCGCACCCGTCGGGCGTCGGCGGGGTGGTGACGATCAGCGTCGGCGTGGCGGCGGCCCGGCCCGCCGCGGGCGGGGCGGCGCGCGACGTGCTGGCCGACGCCGATGTCGCGCTCTATCGGGCCAAGGCGGAGGGGCGCAACCGCTGCCGGGCCCGCGCCTCGGCCGAGGTGCGGGCGGCTTGA
- a CDS encoding MBL fold metallo-hydrolase produces the protein MGEAGASGAGAQAPGFYRFDVGDLTAVALHDGVIVRDRPPGFVRNASPGEVGEAFAACGMARDKLTLTFNALAIETGRGTVLIDTGLGEGARPGAGRLGANLLAAGLGPADVTAVIVSHFHPDHIGGLLAGDGTPAFPDAEVLVPEAEWDFWLGDGDGARLPDALKANADATRRVFAPLGDRLRRFASGAEILPGFTAVDAGGHTPGMAAIEVASGDAATLFVADITNNPLVFARHPEWQAMFDVEPDRAVATRRRLLDRAAADHLRLSFFHAPFPATGYVIKGGTGYDYVPALWTAG, from the coding sequence ATGGGCGAGGCGGGCGCATCCGGGGCCGGCGCGCAGGCGCCGGGCTTCTACCGCTTCGATGTCGGCGATCTCACCGCCGTCGCGCTGCACGACGGCGTGATCGTGCGGGACCGCCCGCCGGGCTTCGTCCGCAACGCTTCGCCGGGCGAGGTCGGCGAAGCCTTCGCGGCCTGCGGCATGGCGCGGGACAAGCTGACGCTGACCTTCAACGCGCTGGCGATCGAGACCGGGCGCGGCACCGTGCTGATCGACACCGGGCTCGGCGAGGGCGCGCGGCCCGGCGCGGGTCGACTCGGCGCCAACCTCCTCGCCGCCGGCCTCGGGCCCGCGGACGTGACGGCGGTGATCGTCAGCCACTTCCACCCGGACCACATCGGCGGCCTGCTCGCGGGCGACGGCACGCCGGCCTTCCCGGACGCCGAGGTGCTGGTGCCCGAGGCCGAGTGGGACTTCTGGCTCGGCGACGGCGACGGCGCCCGGCTGCCCGACGCCCTGAAGGCCAACGCCGACGCGACCCGCCGCGTCTTCGCGCCCCTCGGCGACCGCCTGCGCCGCTTCGCCTCCGGCGCCGAGATCCTGCCCGGCTTCACCGCGGTCGACGCCGGCGGCCACACGCCCGGCATGGCGGCGATCGAGGTCGCGTCGGGCGACGCCGCGACGCTGTTCGTCGCCGACATCACCAACAACCCGCTGGTCTTCGCCCGCCATCCCGAATGGCAGGCCATGTTCGACGTCGAGCCCGACCGGGCCGTGGCGACCCGCCGCCGCCTGCTCGACCGCGCGGCCGCCGATCACCTGCGGCTGTCCTTCTTCCACGCGCCGTTCCCGGCCACGGGCTACGTCATCAAGGGCGGGACCGGCTACGACTACGTGCCGGCGCTGTGGACGGCGGGGTAG
- a CDS encoding helix-turn-helix transcriptional regulator, whose product MLLPAERRLLLGRFVRSRREALPPTAGGRRRTPGLRREEVAERCGISTAWYAWVEQGRDIALSPGALGRLAGALGLTAAERAYLFELALQRDPFPEAPGPDAVPPALEAAVAAVGPPAYLLDRLWRARAWNEAAARLFSPWLGGDDPSLLAFVFRDPAARAFIVDWEERARRVIAEFRADTARAPDDPALVALVAGLREGSADFARLWDGHAVAARDGGERRFRHPEDGILRYEQVTLLPAAHPDHKLVMLLPRPERPPA is encoded by the coding sequence ATGCTGCTTCCGGCCGAGCGCCGCCTCCTCCTCGGCCGCTTCGTGCGCTCGCGCCGCGAGGCCCTGCCCCCGACGGCGGGCGGGCGGCGTCGCACCCCCGGCCTGCGCCGCGAGGAGGTGGCGGAGCGCTGCGGCATCTCCACGGCCTGGTACGCGTGGGTCGAGCAGGGCCGCGACATCGCCCTGTCGCCGGGCGCGCTCGGCCGGCTCGCGGGCGCGCTCGGCCTCACGGCCGCCGAGCGCGCCTACCTGTTCGAGCTCGCGCTGCAGCGCGACCCTTTTCCCGAGGCGCCGGGGCCCGACGCCGTGCCCCCGGCGCTCGAAGCGGCCGTCGCGGCGGTGGGTCCGCCCGCCTACCTGCTCGACCGGCTGTGGCGCGCCCGCGCCTGGAACGAGGCGGCGGCGCGGCTGTTCTCGCCCTGGCTCGGCGGGGACGACCCCTCCCTGCTCGCCTTCGTGTTCCGCGATCCGGCGGCGCGCGCCTTCATCGTCGACTGGGAGGAGCGGGCGCGCCGCGTCATCGCGGAGTTCCGCGCCGACACGGCGCGGGCGCCCGACGACCCGGCGCTCGTGGCTCTGGTGGCGGGCCTGCGCGAGGGGAGCGCCGACTTCGCGCGCCTGTGGGACGGCCACGCGGTGGCGGCCCGCGACGGCGGCGAGCGGCGCTTCCGTCACCCGGAGGACGGGATCCTCCGCTATGAGCAGGTGACCCTGCTCCCCGCCGCCCACCCGGACCACAAGCTCGTGATGCTGCTCCCCCGCCCCGAACGGCCGCCCGCGTGA
- the ccmD gene encoding heme exporter protein CcmD, whose product MTAVPHLGFIVAAYAVTVLVVGGAVAAVLLDGRALRRALERLEARAGRARAGGGR is encoded by the coding sequence GTGACCGCGGTGCCGCATCTCGGCTTCATCGTGGCGGCCTATGCCGTGACGGTTCTGGTCGTCGGGGGCGCGGTCGCGGCCGTGCTGCTCGACGGGCGGGCGCTCCGTCGCGCGCTGGAGCGGCTCGAAGCCCGCGCCGGCCGCGCGCGGGCGGGGGGTGGGCGGTGA
- a CDS encoding DUF1345 domain-containing protein has product MAAPRRSPLRYLGPFRSRPRLLACFASSLAVWGVLALVPSGLDGPTRGILGWDVGCIAYVATTLRHVARRGAPFIRDAAARQDEGQGIILGLVLALSAASLAAVAVELSFAKGARGLDEVLRVALAFVSVSASWFVTQLIFALHYAHEYYAPDDDGDPATLQQGGLRFPDDDAPDYWDFIHFAVVIGVASQTADVEFTSKRMRRIGTVHGLVAFTFNTVILALTINVLAGLLS; this is encoded by the coding sequence ATGGCCGCTCCCCGCCGTTCGCCCCTCCGCTACCTCGGCCCGTTCCGCTCGCGCCCGCGCCTCCTCGCCTGCTTCGCGTCGAGCCTCGCGGTCTGGGGCGTCCTCGCGCTGGTCCCCTCCGGCCTCGACGGGCCGACGCGGGGCATCCTGGGCTGGGACGTCGGCTGCATCGCCTATGTTGCGACGACGCTGCGGCACGTGGCGCGGCGCGGCGCGCCCTTCATCCGGGACGCCGCGGCGCGGCAGGACGAGGGCCAGGGCATCATCCTCGGCCTGGTGCTGGCCCTGTCGGCGGCATCGCTCGCCGCGGTGGCGGTGGAGCTGTCCTTCGCCAAGGGCGCGCGGGGACTCGACGAGGTCCTGCGCGTGGCCCTGGCCTTCGTCAGCGTGTCGGCCTCGTGGTTCGTCACGCAGCTCATCTTCGCGCTGCACTACGCCCACGAATATTACGCGCCGGACGACGACGGCGATCCGGCCACGCTGCAGCAGGGCGGGCTGCGCTTCCCGGACGACGACGCGCCCGACTACTGGGACTTCATCCACTTCGCCGTGGTGATCGGCGTCGCGTCGCAGACCGCCGATGTGGAGTTCACCTCGAAGCGCATGCGCCGCATCGGCACCGTGCACGGGCTCGTGGCCTTCACCTTCAACACGGTGATCCTGGCGCTCACGATCAACGTCCTGGCCGGGCTGCTGTCCTGA
- a CDS encoding mandelate racemase/muconate lactonizing enzyme family protein: MRIIDVRERTLPIASAISNAYIDFSKMTLSLVAVVTDAVRDGRRVVGYGFNSNGRYGQGGLIRERFAPRLLAADPASLLDAAGRLDPDRAWAAMMRNEKPGGHGERSVAVGTLDMAIWDAVAKAEGVPLFRLLASRAGREADPRVFVYAAGGYYYPGKGVDGLRAEMRSYLDRGYTVVKMKIGNGIAEDRPRIEGALKEIGGQARLAVDANGRLGLEEAVAYARMLRDYPLFWYEEAGDPLDYALQAALAEHYPGPMATGENLFSHQDARNLLRHGGMRPDRDWLQFDCALSYGLCEYRRTLDCVAAAGWSPSRCIPHGGHQMSLAIAAGLGLGGNESYPDLFQPFGGFPDGVRVEDGHVTLPDLPGIGFEGKADLIRVMRDLAG, translated from the coding sequence ATGCGCATCATCGACGTCCGCGAGCGGACGCTGCCGATCGCCTCCGCGATCAGCAACGCCTACATCGACTTCTCCAAGATGACGCTGTCGCTGGTCGCCGTGGTCACGGACGCGGTGCGCGACGGCCGCCGCGTGGTCGGCTACGGCTTCAACTCCAACGGCCGCTACGGCCAGGGCGGCCTCATCCGCGAGCGCTTCGCCCCGCGCCTCCTCGCGGCCGACCCGGCGAGCCTGCTCGACGCGGCGGGCCGCCTCGACCCCGACCGCGCCTGGGCGGCGATGATGAGGAACGAGAAGCCGGGCGGCCACGGCGAGCGCTCGGTCGCGGTGGGCACGCTCGACATGGCGATCTGGGACGCGGTGGCGAAGGCGGAGGGCGTGCCGCTGTTCCGCCTGCTCGCGAGCCGAGCCGGGCGCGAGGCGGACCCGCGCGTCTTCGTCTACGCGGCCGGCGGCTACTACTATCCCGGCAAGGGCGTCGATGGGCTCCGCGCCGAGATGCGCTCCTACCTCGACCGCGGCTACACGGTCGTGAAGATGAAGATCGGCAACGGCATCGCCGAGGACCGGCCCCGCATCGAGGGCGCGCTGAAGGAGATCGGGGGGCAGGCCCGGCTCGCCGTCGACGCCAACGGCCGCCTCGGGCTGGAGGAGGCCGTCGCCTACGCCCGGATGCTGCGCGACTACCCGCTGTTCTGGTACGAGGAGGCGGGCGACCCGCTCGACTACGCGCTGCAGGCGGCGCTGGCCGAGCACTATCCCGGCCCGATGGCGACGGGCGAGAACCTGTTCTCGCACCAGGACGCCCGCAACCTGCTGCGCCACGGCGGGATGCGCCCGGACCGCGACTGGCTGCAGTTCGACTGCGCCCTGTCCTACGGGCTGTGCGAATACCGGCGCACGCTCGACTGCGTCGCCGCGGCGGGCTGGTCGCCGTCGCGCTGCATCCCGCACGGCGGCCACCAGATGTCGCTCGCCATCGCGGCCGGCCTCGGGCTCGGCGGCAACGAAAGCTACCCCGACCTGTTCCAGCCCTTCGGCGGCTTCCCGGACGGCGTGCGGGTGGAGGACGGCCACGTGACCCTGCCGGACCTGCCCGGCATCGGCTTCGAGGGCAAGGCCGACCTGATCAGGGTGATGCGCGACCTCGCGGGGTGA
- a CDS encoding DUF427 domain-containing protein: MPDSPHHIAVTPHPGRVRIVFAGRTVVDTARALDLAEGALRPVIYVPREDADMSAFEPTPRHTHCPFKGEASYFTLKADGREAQNAVWSYEAPIPAAAAIAGHLAFYPDQVEIRQD; encoded by the coding sequence ATGCCCGACAGCCCCCACCACATCGCCGTCACGCCGCACCCCGGCCGGGTCAGGATCGTCTTCGCCGGGCGCACCGTGGTGGACACCGCCCGCGCGCTCGACCTCGCCGAGGGCGCGCTGCGCCCCGTGATCTACGTGCCCCGCGAGGACGCCGACATGTCGGCCTTCGAGCCCACGCCCCGCCACACCCACTGCCCGTTCAAGGGCGAGGCGAGCTACTTCACCCTGAAGGCCGACGGGCGCGAGGCCCAGAACGCCGTGTGGAGCTACGAGGCGCCGATCCCGGCCGCCGCCGCCATCGCGGGCCACCTCGCCTTCTACCCCGACCAGGTCGAGATCCGGCAGGACTGA
- a CDS encoding alpha/beta fold hydrolase: protein MQLSRDEVFRIFNVRDRGGDRRPLMFAHGFGCDQSMWDAVAPAFEDEYRVVLFDHVGAGASDPSAYDRVRHSDLAGYAADVNAICDALDLRNVTFVGHSVSATIGVLAAIRRPGRFSDLVLIGPSPCYLNDGDYRGGFDRSTLDELLDVMDSNFLGWSSAIAPTIMGNADRPELGTRLAESFCRADPVIVRQFARVTFFSDNRADLPGSRTPALILQCADDVIAPDSVGAYMHEHLPNSRLLRLKASGHCPHVSDPDEVIAVMKGHLRDVAAHP from the coding sequence ATGCAACTCAGTCGAGACGAAGTCTTTCGCATCTTCAACGTGCGTGATCGGGGTGGTGATCGCAGGCCTTTGATGTTCGCCCATGGTTTCGGCTGCGATCAAAGCATGTGGGATGCGGTCGCTCCGGCGTTCGAAGACGAGTACAGGGTCGTCCTGTTCGACCACGTCGGCGCGGGCGCGTCCGATCCGAGCGCCTATGACCGGGTCCGGCATTCCGACCTCGCCGGCTATGCCGCGGACGTCAACGCCATCTGCGACGCGCTCGATCTCCGAAACGTCACCTTCGTCGGGCATTCGGTGAGCGCGACGATCGGCGTCCTGGCCGCGATCCGGCGGCCCGGGCGCTTCTCCGATCTGGTGCTGATCGGGCCGTCCCCGTGCTACCTCAACGACGGCGACTACCGCGGCGGCTTCGACCGGTCGACGCTCGACGAGCTGCTCGACGTCATGGACAGCAACTTCCTGGGCTGGTCCAGCGCGATCGCCCCAACCATCATGGGCAACGCCGACCGGCCGGAGCTCGGGACCCGCCTGGCCGAGAGCTTCTGCCGCGCCGACCCGGTCATCGTCAGGCAGTTCGCCCGCGTCACCTTCTTCTCGGACAACCGGGCCGACCTGCCCGGATCGCGGACGCCCGCCCTCATCCTGCAGTGCGCCGACGACGTCATCGCGCCCGATTCCGTCGGCGCCTACATGCACGAACACCTGCCCAACAGCCGGCTCCTCCGCCTCAAGGCCAGCGGCCACTGCCCCCACGTGAGCGACCCCGACGAGGTGATCGCCGTCATGAAGGGCCATCTCCGGGACGTGGCGGCCCACCCATGA
- a CDS encoding CCA tRNA nucleotidyltransferase, which translates to MTARSLRLTADGRLDGAPLLDDPRLARVLDLLDRDGEEARVVGGAVRNALLGLPPGDIDVATTALPAAVMARAKAARVRAIPTGIEHGTVTLVSGGLPVEVTTLREDVETDGRHAVVRFGRDFERDAERRDFTVNALSLGRDGRIHDTTGGVADLAAGRLRFIGDAATRIREDYLRILRFFRFHATYGVGPLDAQGLAAAVAGRDGLDRLSRERVRGEVMKLLASPGAAGVLATLDAEGLLARILGGDADVARMARLADPDPVLRLHALAVRGGADVERLRDGLKLSNAERDRMQAALTVLASGAPPGSDAPSVGAVRALLFDHGREATRDALRLAAAGPDARGDWAAALAAAEGEIPATPFSGKDVVARGLKGPAVGEALARFRAAYRDAGFPEDAAAREALLGASLAP; encoded by the coding sequence GTGACGGCGCGCTCCCTCCGCCTCACCGCCGACGGCCGGCTCGACGGCGCCCCGCTCCTCGACGACCCGCGCCTCGCCCGCGTGCTCGACCTGCTCGACCGCGACGGCGAGGAAGCGCGCGTGGTGGGCGGCGCCGTGCGCAACGCCCTGCTCGGCCTGCCGCCCGGCGACATCGACGTGGCCACGACGGCCCTGCCCGCCGCCGTGATGGCCCGCGCCAAGGCGGCCAGGGTCCGCGCGATCCCGACCGGCATCGAGCACGGCACCGTGACGCTGGTGTCGGGCGGGCTCCCGGTGGAGGTGACGACGCTGCGCGAGGACGTCGAGACCGACGGCCGCCACGCCGTGGTGCGCTTCGGGCGCGACTTCGAGCGCGACGCCGAGCGGCGCGACTTCACCGTCAACGCCCTGTCGCTCGGGCGCGACGGCCGCATCCACGACACGACGGGCGGCGTCGCCGACCTCGCGGCCGGGCGGCTGCGCTTCATCGGCGACGCCGCGACGCGCATCCGCGAGGACTACCTGCGCATCCTGCGCTTCTTCCGCTTCCACGCGACCTACGGGGTGGGGCCGCTCGACGCCCAGGGCCTCGCCGCCGCGGTGGCGGGGCGGGACGGGCTCGACCGGCTGAGCCGCGAGCGCGTGCGGGGCGAGGTGATGAAGCTCCTGGCCTCGCCCGGCGCCGCGGGCGTGCTGGCGACGCTCGACGCCGAGGGCCTGCTCGCCCGCATCCTCGGCGGCGACGCCGACGTGGCGCGGATGGCGCGGCTCGCCGACCCCGACCCCGTGCTGCGCCTCCACGCGCTGGCGGTGCGCGGCGGCGCGGACGTCGAGCGGCTGCGCGACGGGCTGAAGCTCAGCAACGCCGAGCGCGACCGCATGCAGGCGGCGCTGACGGTCCTCGCGTCGGGCGCGCCGCCGGGAAGCGACGCGCCCTCCGTCGGCGCCGTGCGCGCGCTGCTGTTCGACCACGGCCGGGAAGCGACGCGCGACGCGCTGCGCCTCGCGGCCGCGGGGCCTGACGCTCGCGGCGACTGGGCCGCGGCGCTGGCCGCCGCCGAGGGCGAAATCCCGGCGACGCCCTTCTCGGGCAAGGACGTCGTGGCGCGCGGCCTCAAGGGCCCGGCAGTCGGTGAAGCGCTGGCGCGGTTCCGAGCCGCCTATCGCGACGCCGGCTTCCCGGAGGACGCCGCGGCGCGCGAGGCGCTGCTCGGGGCCAGCCTCGCGCCGTGA
- a CDS encoding class I SAM-dependent methyltransferase — translation MSDAQNSFTADHYAPRAQAYVDSRDHSQGADLDEMEDCIRGAGLGRALDLGCGGGHVSYRAAPHVGAVVACDVTPAMLDAVARTAAGRGLANVETRRAGAEALPFADAEFDAVLCRFTAHHWADVEAGLREARRVLKPGGLAVFMDAVAPPDRAADTHLQAVELLRDASHVRDYAVSEWLAMLGRAGFAVERVTRRKLRMVFPVWIARTAVPPATAGAIRALQDGASPAVRAHFAISEDGSFDLDTATMVGRAA, via the coding sequence ATGTCCGACGCCCAGAACAGCTTCACCGCCGACCATTACGCGCCCCGCGCCCAGGCCTACGTCGACAGCCGCGACCACAGCCAGGGCGCGGACCTCGACGAGATGGAGGACTGCATCCGCGGCGCGGGCCTGGGCCGCGCGCTCGACCTCGGCTGCGGCGGCGGCCACGTCAGCTACCGCGCCGCGCCGCATGTCGGCGCCGTCGTGGCCTGCGACGTCACCCCCGCCATGCTGGACGCGGTGGCCCGCACCGCGGCCGGGCGCGGCCTCGCCAACGTCGAGACCCGGCGGGCGGGCGCCGAAGCGCTGCCCTTCGCGGATGCGGAGTTCGACGCCGTGCTGTGCCGCTTCACCGCGCACCACTGGGCCGACGTCGAGGCGGGCCTGCGAGAGGCGCGCCGCGTCCTGAAGCCGGGCGGGCTCGCGGTGTTCATGGACGCCGTGGCGCCGCCCGACCGCGCCGCCGACACGCACCTCCAGGCCGTGGAACTGCTGCGCGACGCGTCCCACGTGCGCGACTACGCCGTTTCGGAATGGCTCGCCATGCTGGGCCGCGCCGGCTTCGCGGTCGAGCGCGTGACGCGGCGCAAGCTGCGCATGGTGTTCCCGGTCTGGATCGCCCGTACGGCTGTGCCGCCCGCCACCGCGGGCGCGATCCGCGCCCTGCAGGACGGCGCTTCGCCGGCCGTGCGGGCGCATTTCGCGATCTCGGAGGACGGCAGCTTCGACCTCGACACGGCGACGATGGTCGGCCGCGCGGCGTGA
- a CDS encoding YciI family protein, which produces MPQFLVTARDGSDPDAPARRAAARPAHLAGLAGLAAFGGSMIVGGAMLDDAGTPRGSTMVVEFPDRAAVDAWIAADPYTAGGVWRDVEVVGFRVAVERGAGG; this is translated from the coding sequence ATGCCGCAGTTCCTCGTCACGGCCCGCGACGGCAGCGACCCCGACGCGCCCGCCCGGCGCGCGGCCGCCCGTCCGGCGCACCTCGCCGGCCTCGCCGGGCTCGCGGCGTTCGGCGGCAGCATGATCGTCGGCGGCGCGATGCTGGACGATGCGGGCACGCCGCGGGGCTCCACCATGGTGGTCGAGTTCCCGGACCGCGCCGCCGTGGACGCCTGGATCGCCGCCGACCCCTACACGGCCGGCGGCGTATGGCGCGACGTCGAGGTCGTGGGCTTCCGCGTCGCCGTGGAGCGCGGCGCCGGGGGCTGA